In Bacteroides coprosuis DSM 18011, the following are encoded in one genomic region:
- a CDS encoding S-adenosylmethionine:tRNA ribosyltransferase-isomerase (COGs: COG0809 S-adenosylmethionine:tRNA-ribosyltransferase-isomerase (queuine synthetase)~HAMAP: Queuosine biosynthesis protein~InterPro IPR003699~KEGG: bfs:BF0070 S-adenosylmethionine:tRNA ribosyltransferase-isomerase~PFAM: Queuosine biosynthesis protein~SPTR: Putative S-adenosylmethionine:tRNA ribosyltransferase-isomerase;~TIGRFAM: Queuosine biosynthesis protein~IMG reference gene:2504106026~PFAM: Queuosine biosynthesis protein~TIGRFAM: S-adenosylmethionine:tRNA ribosyltransferase-isomerase) — MKLSQFKFNLPKEKIALHPTKFRDDSRLMVLHKKTGEIEHKAFKDILDYFDDKDVFIFNNTKVFPARLYGNKEKTGARIEVFLLRELNAEQRLWDVLVDPARKIRIGNKLYFGEDESMVAEVIDNTTSRGRTLRFLYDGDESDDEETKHRKFKEELYALGETPLPREMIDREVEPEDEERFQSIFAEVEGAVTAPSANLHFSRELMKRMEIKGIEKAFITLHAGLGNFREIDVEDLTKHKVDSEQIIVAEPAVDIVNQAKETRNNICAIGTTVMRAIETTVTTDGLLKEYEGWTNKFIFPPYEFHVANHLVSNFHLPYSTQLMLVAAFGGYDFVMNAYQVAMDEGYRFGTYGDAMLIIDK, encoded by the coding sequence ATGAAATTATCACAATTTAAATTCAACTTACCGAAGGAAAAAATAGCACTACATCCTACGAAGTTTAGAGATGATTCTCGGTTAATGGTTCTTCACAAGAAGACTGGTGAAATAGAACATAAAGCATTCAAAGATATCCTTGATTATTTTGACGATAAAGATGTTTTTATATTCAATAATACGAAGGTATTCCCTGCTCGCCTATATGGAAATAAAGAAAAAACAGGAGCGCGTATTGAAGTTTTCTTATTAAGAGAGCTAAATGCGGAACAACGTCTATGGGACGTGCTTGTTGACCCTGCTCGTAAAATAAGGATCGGAAACAAACTATACTTTGGAGAAGATGAATCAATGGTAGCAGAGGTTATTGACAATACTACTTCTCGAGGTAGAACATTGAGATTTTTATACGATGGCGATGAAAGCGATGATGAAGAAACTAAGCACAGAAAATTCAAAGAAGAATTATATGCATTAGGAGAAACACCGCTTCCACGTGAAATGATTGATAGAGAGGTAGAGCCAGAGGATGAAGAAAGATTTCAATCTATCTTTGCAGAAGTTGAAGGAGCTGTTACTGCCCCATCTGCTAACTTGCATTTTAGTAGAGAGCTTATGAAAAGAATGGAAATAAAGGGAATAGAAAAAGCTTTTATAACCCTCCATGCTGGATTAGGTAATTTTAGAGAAATTGATGTAGAAGACTTAACTAAACACAAAGTGGATTCTGAGCAAATCATTGTTGCTGAGCCTGCGGTAGATATTGTTAATCAAGCTAAAGAAACTAGAAACAATATTTGTGCAATCGGTACCACAGTAATGAGAGCTATAGAAACAACAGTTACTACTGATGGTTTATTAAAAGAATACGAAGGATGGACAAACAAGTTTATCTTCCCTCCTTATGAATTTCATGTAGCAAATCACCTTGTATCCAATTTCCATCTACCTTACTCTACACAACTTATGCTAGTAGCAGCATTTGGCGGTTACGACTTTGTTATGAATGCATATCAAGTAGCTATGGACGAAGGTTATAGATTTGGTACATATGGAGATGCTATGCTAATCATCGATAAATAA
- a CDS encoding 2-amino-4-hydroxy-6-hydroxymethyldihydropteridin epyrophosphokinase (COGs: COG0801 7 8-dihydro-6-hydroxymethylpterin-pyrophosphokinase~InterPro IPR000550~KEGG: bfs:BF0071 putative 2-amino-4-hydroxy-6-hydroxymethyldihydropteridine pyrophosphokinase (HppK)~PFAM: 7,8-Dihydro-6-hydroxymethylpterin-pyrophosphokinase, HPPK~PRIAM:2-amino-4-hydroxy-6-hydroxymethyldihydropteri dinediphosphokinase~SPTR: Putative uncharacterized protein;~TIGRFAM: 7,8-Dihydro-6-hydroxymethylpterin-pyrophosphokinase, HPPK~IMG reference gene:2504106027~PFAM: 7,8-dihydro-6-hydroxymethylpterin-pyrophosphokinase (HPPK)~TIGRFAM: 2-amino-4-hydroxy-6-hydroxymethyldihydropteridine pyrophosphokinase), which translates to MKLAYLALGTNLGNKKLNLKKAVKEIEKRIGHIKKLSAFYASKPWGFESDNNFVNAALSVEINLSPTELLEETQKIELDLGRTSKSTAKGYSDRVIDIDIIFYESEQIKTKELEIPHPYMHERDFVYIPIAEIAPDYIHPILEVKIKELIKGKHLLDKLK; encoded by the coding sequence ATGAAACTTGCTTATTTAGCCTTGGGAACCAACCTTGGAAATAAAAAACTCAATCTAAAAAAAGCGGTTAAAGAAATAGAAAAGCGGATAGGTCATATTAAAAAGCTATCCGCTTTTTACGCTTCTAAACCCTGGGGTTTTGAGTCAGATAATAATTTTGTAAATGCAGCATTATCTGTTGAAATAAATCTATCTCCAACAGAACTTTTAGAAGAAACTCAAAAAATAGAATTAGACTTAGGTAGAACGTCAAAGAGTACTGCTAAAGGGTATTCAGATAGGGTAATAGATATTGATATTATCTTTTATGAATCCGAGCAAATTAAAACTAAGGAATTAGAAATTCCACATCCATATATGCATGAAAGGGACTTTGTTTATATTCCCATAGCAGAAATTGCTCCTGATTACATCCACCCTATATTAGAGGTTAAGATCAAGGAACTTATAAAAGGGAAACATTTGTTAGATAAGTTAAAATAG
- a CDS encoding S-adenosylmethionine synthase (COGs: COG0192 S-adenosylmethionine synthetase~HAMAP: S-adenosylmethionine synthetase~InterPro IPR002133:IPR022628:IPR022629:IPR022630~KEGG: bth:BT_3219 S-adenosylmethionine synthetase~PFAM: S-adenosylmethionine synthetase, C-terminal; S-adenosylmethionine synthetase, N-terminal; S-adenosylmethionine synthetase, central domain~PRIAM: Methionine adenosyltransferase~SPTR: S-adenosylmethionine synthase;~TIGRFAM: S-adenosylmethionine synthetase~IMG reference gene:2504106028~PFAM: S-adenosylmethionine synthetase, C-terminal domain; S-adenosylmethionine synthetase, central domain; S-adenosylmethionine synthetase, N-terminal domain~TIGRFAM: S-adenosylmethionine synthetase), which produces MGYLFTSESVSEGHPDKVADQISDAILDELLAYDPNSKVACETLVTTGQVVLAGEVKSKAYVDLQEITRDVIKKIGYTKGEYMFESNSCGVLTAIHEQSADINRGVEREDPMEQGAGDQGMMFGYATNETENYMPLSLDLSHRILVELAAIRKEGKVMTYLRPDSKSQVTIEYNEENKPVRIDTIVVSTQHDDFIKPDNDSVEAQLEADRKMLDIIKNDVITILMPRVINSIHHEDVLKLFNDHIIYHVNPTGKFVIGGPHGDTGLTGRKIIVDTYGGKGAHGGGAFSGKDPSKVDRSAAYAARHIAKNMVAAGVAEEMLVQLSYAIGIAEPINIFVDTYGHANVNMTDAEIADKIKVLFDLRPKAIENNLKLRNPIYSETAAYGHMGRDSKVITKEFHSRYQESKTLVVELFTWEKLDCVDKIKEAFNL; this is translated from the coding sequence ATGGGATACTTATTCACATCCGAATCGGTGTCAGAAGGACACCCCGACAAAGTAGCCGATCAAATATCGGATGCTATACTTGATGAATTATTGGCGTACGACCCAAATTCAAAAGTAGCTTGCGAAACCCTAGTTACTACAGGACAAGTAGTTCTAGCAGGAGAGGTGAAATCCAAAGCTTACGTAGATCTTCAAGAAATCACTAGAGATGTAATCAAAAAAATTGGTTATACTAAAGGTGAATACATGTTTGAGAGTAACTCTTGTGGTGTTCTTACAGCTATTCACGAACAAAGTGCAGATATCAACAGAGGTGTTGAAAGAGAAGATCCAATGGAGCAAGGTGCTGGTGACCAAGGTATGATGTTTGGTTATGCAACCAACGAAACAGAAAATTACATGCCTCTTTCACTAGATTTATCACACCGAATTTTAGTAGAACTAGCTGCTATTAGAAAAGAAGGAAAGGTTATGACTTATCTTCGTCCAGACTCAAAAAGTCAAGTTACAATTGAGTATAATGAGGAAAACAAACCTGTCCGTATTGATACAATCGTAGTATCTACCCAACACGACGACTTTATCAAACCAGATAATGATTCAGTCGAAGCACAATTAGAGGCAGATAGAAAAATGTTAGATATCATTAAGAATGATGTTATTACTATTCTTATGCCAAGAGTTATCAACTCTATCCATCATGAAGATGTATTAAAACTATTCAATGACCATATCATTTACCACGTAAACCCAACAGGGAAGTTCGTTATTGGCGGACCTCATGGAGATACAGGTCTAACAGGCCGTAAGATTATTGTAGATACTTACGGAGGTAAAGGTGCTCATGGAGGTGGTGCATTTTCGGGAAAAGATCCTAGCAAAGTAGATAGAAGTGCTGCCTATGCTGCACGTCATATTGCAAAAAACATGGTTGCTGCAGGTGTGGCTGAAGAAATGCTTGTACAGTTATCTTATGCTATTGGTATTGCAGAGCCTATCAATATTTTTGTAGATACTTATGGTCATGCCAATGTAAACATGACAGATGCAGAGATAGCAGATAAAATCAAAGTGTTATTTGATCTACGTCCTAAGGCTATTGAAAACAATCTAAAATTACGCAACCCCATTTACAGTGAAACAGCTGCTTATGGACATATGGGAAGAGATTCTAAAGTCATAACTAAAGAATTCCATTCTCGTTATCAAGAAAGCAAAACTTTAGTTGTAGAACTATTTACTTGGGAAAAACTAGATTGTGTAGATAAGATTAAAGAAGCTTTTAATTTGTAA
- a CDS encoding Conserved hypothetical protein CHP00730 (COGs: COG1611 Rossmann fold nucleotide-binding protein~InterPro IPR005269~KEGG: bth:BT_3224 putative lysine decarboxylase~PFAM: Cytokinin riboside 5'-monophosphate phosphoribohydrolase LOG~SPTR: Putative uncharacterized protein;~TIGRFAM: Cytokinin riboside 5'-monophosphate phosphoribohydrolase LOG~IMG reference gene:2504106029~PFAM: Possible lysine decarboxylase~TIGRFAM: TIGR00725 family protein; TIGR00730 family protein) — MKNNIKNICVYSASSTKLDPIYYNAANELGRFMAQRKINLVNGAGGIGLMKSIADAVLDNGGKVIGVIPHFMVEQNWQHPGLTELIEVKDMHERKKLMAEKSDAIIAMPGGCGTLEELLEIITWKQLGLYLNPIIILNINSFFDPLLEMLEKAIDENFMSQQHAEIWRVANSAEEALDMIENTPKWDASIRQFAKI, encoded by the coding sequence ATGAAAAACAACATAAAAAACATTTGTGTTTATTCAGCATCTAGTACAAAATTAGACCCAATCTACTATAATGCAGCAAATGAACTAGGTAGGTTTATGGCCCAAAGAAAAATCAACCTTGTTAATGGTGCTGGAGGAATCGGACTAATGAAAAGTATTGCTGATGCAGTTTTAGACAATGGAGGCAAAGTTATTGGAGTAATACCTCATTTTATGGTAGAACAAAATTGGCAGCATCCTGGATTGACCGAATTAATTGAAGTCAAAGACATGCATGAAAGAAAAAAGCTGATGGCTGAAAAGAGTGATGCCATTATTGCTATGCCTGGAGGATGTGGAACTCTAGAAGAACTACTCGAAATTATAACTTGGAAACAGTTAGGCCTATACCTAAATCCTATCATTATCCTCAATATAAACAGCTTCTTTGATCCACTGCTTGAAATGCTTGAAAAAGCCATTGATGAAAACTTCATGAGCCAACAACATGCAGAAATATGGAGAGTCGCTAATTCAGCAGAAGAAGCATTAGATATGATTGAGAACACCCCAAAATGGGATGCTTCAATTCGACAATTTGCAAAAATATAA
- a CDS encoding hypothetical protein (KEGG: bfs:BF0074 hypothetical protein~SPTR: Putative uncharacterized protein;~IMG reference gene:2504106030): protein MTIELTKLATYIGNPMTYLPAYDNTITIILLSCFFITCFSLAKSKSFLLELGRNFVNSKTHVSAFSTSTNTEINSLIFLILQTCVMVGITLYILLSTKYPQTVEHYQSGSIIGLITGVSLFYLLIKWMVYSFIGWVFNDRVRTSIWIESYSTIIYYLGLILYPIVLFIIYYNTSNYTIVYVGIGLFVLTKCLIYYKWIKLFSKKIYGHILLFLYFCALEIIPCVILYKCMHKYIDVLTINI, encoded by the coding sequence ATGACTATAGAATTAACAAAGCTGGCAACCTATATAGGTAATCCTATGACATACCTACCAGCTTATGATAATACCATTACCATAATATTATTATCATGCTTTTTTATTACTTGTTTTTCTTTGGCTAAAAGTAAAAGTTTCCTTTTAGAATTGGGAAGGAATTTTGTAAATAGCAAAACACATGTCAGTGCTTTTTCGACATCAACCAATACAGAAATCAATAGTTTGATATTTCTTATACTTCAAACTTGTGTAATGGTGGGAATAACACTTTATATTTTGCTATCAACCAAGTACCCTCAAACAGTAGAACATTATCAATCAGGTTCTATTATAGGACTAATTACAGGGGTTAGTTTATTCTACTTATTAATAAAGTGGATGGTATATTCATTCATTGGTTGGGTCTTTAATGACAGAGTTAGAACATCCATATGGATCGAATCTTATAGTACAATCATTTATTATTTAGGACTAATATTATACCCTATAGTGTTGTTTATAATTTATTACAACACCTCAAATTATACTATTGTTTATGTAGGAATTGGGCTGTTTGTCTTAACAAAATGCCTGATCTATTATAAATGGATTAAACTTTTTTCAAAAAAAATATATGGTCATATCCTTTTATTTTTGTACTTTTGTGCCCTTGAAATCATACCTTGTGTAATACTATACAAATGTATGCATAAATACATAGATGTTTTAACCATTAATATTTAG
- a CDS encoding Uroporphyrinogen III synthase HEM4 (COGs: COG1587 Uroporphyrinogen-III synthase~InterPro IPR003754~KEGG: bfs:BF0075 uroporphyrinogen-III synthase~PFAM: Tetrapyrrole biosynthesis, uroporphyrinogen III synthase~SPTR: Uroporphyrinogen-III synthase;~IMG reference gene:2504106031~PFAM: Uroporphyrinogen-III synthase HemD): MKIKKVLVSQPKPASEKSPYYDIANKYGVKIDFHPFIKVVSVPVQEFRQQKISILDHTAVIFTSRHSIDHFFTLCEELRITVPDTMKYFCNSEAIALYIQKYVQYRKRKIFFGTTGKFEGLLPFIIKNKKEKFIIPVSDVHNSEIKNHLDKHSIGLTEAVMYRTVSNEFDKDEAFDYDMLIFFSPSGVTSLKENFPNFEQKNVCIGTFGSSTAQAVKDAGLRLDLEAPTVKAPSMTAALEEFIKGNNK, from the coding sequence TTGAAAATCAAAAAAGTACTCGTATCGCAGCCTAAACCGGCATCAGAGAAATCACCTTATTACGACATCGCAAATAAATATGGCGTAAAAATAGATTTCCACCCATTTATTAAAGTGGTAAGTGTTCCTGTTCAAGAATTCAGACAGCAAAAGATTTCTATACTAGATCACACAGCTGTAATTTTTACCTCTCGTCACTCTATTGATCACTTCTTTACACTTTGTGAAGAACTACGTATCACAGTACCTGACACAATGAAATACTTCTGTAATTCAGAGGCAATTGCTCTCTATATTCAGAAATATGTACAGTATCGTAAAAGAAAAATATTCTTTGGTACTACTGGAAAATTTGAAGGTCTACTCCCATTTATTATTAAAAATAAAAAAGAGAAGTTCATTATACCTGTATCAGATGTACACAATAGTGAAATAAAAAATCACCTAGACAAACACAGCATTGGATTGACAGAGGCTGTCATGTATAGAACAGTAAGCAATGAATTCGACAAAGATGAAGCATTTGATTATGATATGCTAATATTCTTTAGTCCTTCAGGAGTAACTTCCTTGAAAGAGAACTTTCCTAATTTTGAACAGAAGAACGTATGTATAGGAACTTTTGGTTCAAGCACTGCACAAGCAGTTAAAGATGCTGGACTAAGACTAGACCTAGAAGCTCCAACTGTTAAAGCACCTTCTATGACAGCTGCTTTAGAGGAGTTTATAAAAGGAAATAATAAGTAA